One stretch of Actinomadura luzonensis DNA includes these proteins:
- a CDS encoding protein kinase family protein, translating into MMTDARLTIHHDVSAAMARYGDHELAELLEREAVPLGTGIGGTSARLEVGGTSVFVKRVPLTEPELRHPRSTADLFGLPPFCQYGIGSPGFGAWRELAAHTMTTEWVLTGRYPGFPLLYHWRVLPNAQPAPLHGELADIDRAVTFWEGAPGVRRRLEALAAAPASLTLFLEHFPCTLHQWLDERVRAGDADRACAVVDQGLREAVSFMSAGGLLHFDAHFDNFLTDGRRLYLTDFGQAVSTRFDLSEEEQVFCRRHLTFDRTYTVAYLVNWLAGTFHGADWQGRRELVRAWAAGERPSGVPSGVAALLSRRSPLVTVLNDFYHELQSESRKTPYPLEKIREVAERHGLPLD; encoded by the coding sequence ATGATGACGGACGCGCGGCTGACCATCCACCACGACGTCTCCGCGGCCATGGCCCGCTACGGCGACCATGAACTGGCCGAGCTGCTGGAACGCGAGGCCGTGCCCCTCGGCACCGGCATCGGCGGGACGTCCGCGCGGCTGGAGGTCGGCGGCACCTCGGTTTTCGTCAAACGCGTGCCCCTCACCGAGCCCGAACTGCGCCACCCGCGCTCGACGGCCGACCTGTTCGGGCTGCCGCCTTTCTGCCAGTACGGCATCGGCTCGCCCGGTTTCGGCGCCTGGCGCGAACTGGCGGCGCACACGATGACCACCGAGTGGGTGCTGACCGGCCGGTACCCCGGCTTCCCGCTGCTGTATCACTGGCGGGTGCTTCCTAACGCCCAGCCCGCCCCGCTCCACGGAGAGCTGGCCGACATCGATCGGGCGGTCACGTTCTGGGAGGGCGCGCCCGGCGTGCGCCGCCGCCTGGAAGCGCTGGCAGCGGCTCCGGCGAGCCTGACGCTCTTCCTGGAGCACTTCCCCTGCACCCTGCACCAGTGGCTTGACGAGCGGGTACGCGCCGGCGACGCCGACCGCGCCTGCGCCGTGGTGGACCAGGGGTTGCGTGAGGCCGTGTCCTTCATGAGCGCGGGCGGCCTGCTGCACTTCGACGCGCACTTCGACAACTTCCTCACCGACGGGCGCCGCCTCTACCTGACCGACTTCGGGCAGGCCGTTTCGACCCGGTTCGACCTGTCGGAGGAGGAACAGGTCTTCTGTCGCCGGCACCTGACCTTCGACCGCACCTACACGGTGGCGTACCTGGTGAACTGGCTGGCCGGCACCTTCCACGGCGCCGACTGGCAGGGGCGTCGCGAACTGGTGCGGGCCTGGGCGGCGGGAGAGCGGCCGAGCGGCGTCCCCAGTGGGGTCGCGGCCCTGCTGTCACGGCGCAGCCCCCTGGTCACCGTGCTGAACGACTTCTACCACGAGTTGCAGAGCGAGAGCCGGAAGACGCCGTACCCGCTGGAGAAGATCCGCGAGGTCGCCGAACGCCACGGCCTGCCGCTCGACTGA
- a CDS encoding acyltransferase family protein, translating into MARRVETTTPPGRDRAVDALRALAIGGVVLGHWLVTALVVDSGNVRVASPLRDMPYLAPVSWVLQTMALFFLVGGQMTAQGLASARARGVGYGRWLRARLARLLRPVVAVVLLWGVVAVLMLALGADLTTVNALVKLVWSPLWFLLVYVALTAVTPLVAGLHPVWPLAVVAVADWARFGWGGPEWVGWVNLAAGWLVPYCLGAAWARDRLCGRRTAWALLAGGAAAAAALVLWAGYPASMVGVPGAPISNQAPPTLAVVAFGLAQCGAARLALAPLRRLLARPAIWAGVVLANLSAMTIFLWHQTAMIAVTALGLLAGRPLPGLHSAPSAVTWVFARVGWLPVFALALFACWGAFHGYERGHRQETRAR; encoded by the coding sequence ATGGCCCGGCGGGTCGAGACGACGACGCCTCCGGGCCGTGACCGTGCCGTCGACGCACTGCGCGCCCTGGCCATCGGCGGCGTCGTGCTCGGACACTGGCTGGTGACCGCGCTCGTCGTCGACAGCGGCAACGTCCGCGTCGCCAGCCCCTTACGCGACATGCCCTACCTTGCCCCCGTGTCCTGGGTCCTGCAGACCATGGCGCTGTTCTTCCTGGTGGGCGGGCAGATGACCGCCCAGGGCCTCGCCTCTGCCCGTGCCCGCGGCGTCGGCTACGGCCGGTGGCTCAGGGCGCGGCTGGCCCGGCTCCTGCGGCCGGTCGTGGCCGTAGTGCTGCTGTGGGGTGTGGTGGCGGTCCTGATGCTCGCCCTCGGCGCCGACCTCACCACCGTCAACGCGCTGGTCAAGCTGGTGTGGTCGCCGCTGTGGTTCCTGCTGGTGTACGTGGCGCTGACGGCGGTGACGCCGCTGGTCGCCGGGCTGCACCCCGTCTGGCCGCTGGCCGTGGTAGCCGTCGCCGACTGGGCGCGCTTCGGGTGGGGAGGGCCCGAATGGGTGGGGTGGGTCAATCTCGCGGCCGGCTGGCTGGTGCCGTACTGCTTGGGAGCGGCCTGGGCCCGTGATCGGCTGTGCGGTCGCAGGACGGCGTGGGCCTTGCTGGCCGGTGGCGCGGCCGCCGCCGCGGCACTGGTTCTGTGGGCCGGCTATCCGGCTTCCATGGTGGGCGTGCCCGGCGCCCCGATCTCGAACCAGGCGCCGCCCACGCTCGCGGTCGTCGCGTTCGGCCTGGCCCAGTGCGGTGCCGCACGATTGGCGCTCGCCCCGCTGCGGCGCCTGCTGGCGCGGCCCGCGATCTGGGCGGGCGTGGTGCTGGCGAACCTGTCCGCGATGACGATCTTCCTGTGGCACCAGACTGCCATGATCGCGGTCACCGCACTGGGGCTGCTCGCCGGCCGTCCACTGCCCGGCCTCCACTCTGCGCCGAGCGCCGTGACCTGGGTGTTCGCGCGGGTGGGCTGGTTACCGGTCTTCGCACTGGCGCTCTTCGCGTGCTGGGGCGCCTTCCACGGCTACGAACGCGGTCATCGGCAGGAAACCAGAGCACGGTGA